The following coding sequences lie in one Lelliottia jeotgali genomic window:
- a CDS encoding Quaternary ammonium compound-resistance protein SugE, with the protein MSWIILLIAGLLEVVWAIGLKYTHGFTRLTPSIITITAMIVSIALLSWAMRTLPVGTAYAVWTGIGAVGAAITGILLLGESASLARIASLGLIVAGIIGLKLSTH; encoded by the coding sequence TGGATTATTCTTTTGATCGCCGGTTTACTGGAAGTTGTGTGGGCCATTGGCCTGAAATACACCCACGGTTTCACCCGCCTGACCCCCAGTATCATTACCATTACCGCCATGATCGTCAGCATTGCGCTGCTCTCCTGGGCGATGCGCACGCTGCCCGTTGGCACCGCGTATGCCGTCTGGACAGGGATTGGCGCAGTAGGTGCAGCCATCACTGGCATTCTACTGCTAGGGGAATCCGCGAGCCTGGCGCGTATCGCCAGCCTCGGGTTAATCGTCGCGGGAATTATTGGGCTAAAACTCAGCACTCATTAA